TTCGCAAGAGTGGTCGAGCATTTCAAAACAGATGAATACATCGAGCGATTCATTGATGTGATGATCACAAATGGCAGCGGTCCAATAAATAGGGAGTTGGGCAAAATTTCATCGGTCTATAGATCTCTTGGCCTAAGCAAAAATGCAGCAAGAAAACTTATGATCGATTATCAAAGGAAAAGCCGAGCTGAATTGGCTACTGCTATGAAAATTTGGATCGAAAACATGTGGTTACGTACCCCAAGAATATTTGCTGAAGCTGTTAAGAATGCACACATTAATGCACAAAAAGCCGAAATATCTGATTCCGAAAGGCTTAAAGCTTATAGCCAATTAGATTTTAGAATTCTGCATTCTGCCTCGGCGAAATTTATTCTTAGCGACTGCATTGTCGTATCCATGCTGAAATCGCCTCCCAGATATACGGCTATATGGTCGAGGGAAGAGTCTTTAGATGCCATTGCCTTGCCGATATCTTCGACAGCATGCTTAATTGGCTCATTTGGGATTTGCGATATTTCAGAAGCTCAAATCAATATTGGATCTGCCAGACTAGCGGACCAATTTTTCATTTCCTCTCAATAATCGTCAGAGACGTCTCATCTTTCAATGGAAATCGGTAAAGAGTCTTATATTTTTCCAAAATTGTTTCTTGATCAAATCGTTGCCAACATTATGAACGCAAACGATGCTATCAGGATACGGTAAAATGTGTCATGCAGCAGACTAGGTCATAAGTACTGGAGAAAATATGAATACGTGGCGAATGGCAATGAAATTAGGTAATCAAGGTGCATCACTTTGGCCATACTTTCATGAAATTGGTGTGGCAGCAATAACATACTATCCCGTTATCCGTGACGACCTCTCCAGATACTCCAAGAATAATCGCCCAGAAAATTGGGAAAAACTAGAAGCATCCCAAAAGGGCTCTCTTGATCATGTTGCTTATGGGATGAAGCCTGGAGACGTGATATACGTTAAAGAGGGCAGGGAAATTGTATCAAAAGGAACTGTATTAACAGATTACTATCACAATACATCTGGGGATATTTTGGATGACAATGATGAAATGTGGCCGCACCGAATTAATGTCAAATGGAATGATTCATTTCCGCGGCTTGGATTGCTGCTCGGCGCTGAACAAACCACTGTTTTAAAACTCAGTCAGGAACGAATCAATGCAATTGAAAGTGAATTATCGAAATTTGGTTGGGTAGATGACCTTTCGCATATCAGCGTTAATCAAAGTGAGTTAGCTCAAGTTTTCAAAGAAGGTAGCCGCTTTTTAACTGAGCAATACTTCAACAAGCGAAACTTAGAATTGATATGCAGAAAAAAAGATCAGAGTGAGTTCATCTGTGAAATTTGTTCGTTCAAATTCGCTGATTTGTATGGCGAAATTGGGGAAAAATATATTGAGGCACATCACACAAACATGATCGCAAATGGAGAGCGTGACAGCACACTAAACGATATCGCGTTATTGTGTGCAAACTGCCACTCCATGGTTCACAGAAAAACACCACCGTATACTCTAAATGAGCTGAAAGCAATAATTGAAACACAAAGAGAGCGTAGAAAATTGGCGAAAGAGCAACTGCAATACTAAAACCATTTGAGGCTAACCATCAAAATCCTTTAATCCATGATAGGAATGAGCAACAGTGCCAAATATTAACGCAAAAGAAATGGTTTTTGAACTCAAGGCATCAATCCAACATTTGGTGAGCTCATTTCCTGATATTGAAATGGTCTACATTTTCGGATCAAGACGATATAAAACAGGAAGTACTCGATCAGATATTGATCTATTGATTTCATCGAAAATCAGCATAAAACAATCAAGCCTACGAGAATTTTCAATTCGTGCAGGGTCTGCGTTGGACTTGTTTATCTTAAAAAATGGAACAGCGACAAGTGTGGCCAACGAGAGTGAACTCTTTGCTAGTTCAAATGAAGAGCTTATCAATAGGCTGGATGCTGTCTTGCTCTATACGAAGGATATCGGGTTTTCGGAAGAAATGCAACAATGGATTAGTGTAGAATTAGATAGGCGTGCAGGCTTCACCATGACATCTTTGCCTGGTACATCAGCAGAGTATTATGAAATTCGGGCATTAATCAAATATTTTGCGGCAGCAAGAAAAAATGGCTTGCCTGAGAAGCCCTATTTAGGGATAGATGCAATAGAGGCTGGCGAATTTATTGTCCAAATTCTTCGCAGAATGGAGAGCGCAAACTCTGATGTAAAAGGGAATGGTCGCCCCAAAAATTCATGGAATAATAGTCTAGCTGATGAAACAGAATTTCAGAATCTCTTTTGGATAACAGTGAAACCTTGGCTCCCTACTTTGTGCAGAGAAGGCGTAGAATTAAAGTTTGACAATCAAGAGAAGCGAAGCGACTTCAGCCTATTTGAAAATCAATTAGTAATTGAGCTGAAATTCATTAAGGATGCAAGCGACAAACGCGAAGTGGTTAAGACTCTCGATGGATTGGCTAATTTTTACAATCAGCATCCCAATACCAGAATGCTGATATTCGGAATTCTTGTCGCGAAGAACGTTGATTTAGACGATTCCCTGTGGGAAACTCAGTATTCTTTTAAGAAAGATAATCAAGAGACGAGAACTGTAATCATTAGGCAGCTAAATTGACACAGACACATCATCCCTAACACCGCAATTCCATGTTGATGCGCTTTGCGCACAACATGAATGTGCACCGTTAGGCTGACCCACAACAAATCATTCGACGTTATTTGTGTGCTGGAGTACTGTCGAGACTAAAGTCAAATATTGAATATAAATTTTGTTTTGCATAAAATCTTCACTTCAACCGATCAAAGAACATCAAAATGAAAACAATTCATGAAATCGACAATGTCGCGCATTCAATGAATGCAGATTCAAAATTGGGCTTGATTCGCGAAAGTCGATTCCAAGTATTTGATTTAGATGCATTGAGATATGATGAAGTATGCGCTCCAAATGAATGTAAACAATTTTATACGTTTGGGGATGCATTTCTCGTTCCTGATGTAAAGAACCACTGCACTTGGGTTATTGATAATGGAGAAACCATGAAATTGGATTCCCTGCTATCAATGCCTGCAAACATTGAGCGAAGATCAACAAAAGATTACTTTTACCCATTGGATCGCGATTTGCAGGGCAATCGCCGCATTGCCAAAGTCGATAAAAGGGATTTCAGTATTGCAGAGTATTACTCTGTTGAGATAGGGTCAAATGGAGTTAGCGCAATATTGGATGACGATAGCTTCCTTTCTATTAATGGCACGAGCATTTCCGCGCATGAAATCAAAACAAACAAAGAAATATGGTCAAATAATTTTGATGACTTAATGCGCAATCGGAAGGGGACTGTTAATCACAATTTTGAACCAGTCATCAACAATGATAGCGCGTACATATATCTTACTGACTCGGAATGCTCATCGAATTTTTCAGTAGTACGAATCAACATTCGGACTGGAAATACGGAAAATGAGTTTGAAAAGGTTGGCGGCGTTCTTGTCAAACATAATAACAGCATATATACAGTAAGACATGGAATTGTTCAGGCAATTAATTTTGAATCAAATGCCCTAAGGATGCACGACTACACTGAGCAGCTTCGCTTAATGGGAATATCAATGTTTTGGGATAGATTTACATTAAAAGATAATCTATTGTATTTCATACACGGGCATCATCTTCCTAGCAACTCATTTGGGGTGGCTAATTTGGATACGAATGCCATTGTAGAAAACATGGACTTTCCAACATCCCATGGTGCGGAATTCGTACATACGGTTAAAGAAATCAATAGCAGAGTCGTAGTTCGACTTTCAGAGGGTAAATTGATGATTATGGACAAATAGAGGGCTTCAATCATCTATAATGAACAACCCTGAAGCAAGCTTCGGGGTAACTGTTAGCGGGCCCTTATAGGGAAACACCTGTGGGCACTTTCAGGGCCGGATAGGGAAACACTTGGTCCCTTCCGTACGGCCACCCGGGCGCCTACCTCCAGGGTTCACTGGGGGGCCCCCCGTCTCAGGCAATATGTCGCTTTGCTTGATCCAAATCGAGGGGGCGAGATGAACAGGAACCCATGCGCAAGCCACACCCACGTCGGGATGAGATTCTCGACCGTTTGAACCAGCCCGGCGCCCCTTCGGTGTCCGTTTTGGCCGAAGAGACAGGAATCCAGGCGACTACGATCTATGGTTGGAAGCAGAGTGCCCGCCGGAAGACGTTTCTTGCCGCGACAGAGCCGTTGGGAGGCCGTCAAGTGAGTGTTCGAAAGGGAAGGGTTCGCAGCCCCTCCGAAAAGCAAAAGATGGTGCAGGAGGCGGACAGTCTTCGAGGCGATGCCTTGGTGGCCTACGTGCGCGAGAAGGGCGTGACGGTGCCCGAGCTGATGACCTGGAAGGATCTGATGTTGGGAGGCCTGGAGCGACGCGAGGAGGAGTCCAAGATGGTCTCTGCTGAACGGTACGACCAGGTCCTGCGGGAGCTGGAGCGCAAGAACGAAGCGTTGGCGGAAGCCGCGGCCCTGGTGTTTTTGGCAAAAAAAGTCTCCCGCGTCCTGGGCGGGGAAAAGTGAGTCTCGACATGCGTCAGCTGATCGTGACCGGCTTCCAGGACAGCATCGATTTGGGGTGTTCCAAAACGGCGGCTTGCGCGATGGTCGGATTCGGTATCCGCCGCCTGCAGCGCTGGCAGGAAACCCCACAGGACCGGCGTCGAGGCGGTATTCAGGATGCCTCCCAGCCCCTGACGGAACAGGAGAAGGATCTGGTGGTCGAATCCTTCCAGGCCCCCAAGTATCGGGATCTGCCGGTGCGATCAGCCTGGGTGAAGATGCTCGATGACGATATTTGTCTTTGCTCACCGGCCACGGTATTCCGTGTACTGGATGAGCGAGACCAGAAGGGCCGCTTGACGGTGCGGCGAGCATCACCACAGCGCCGCCCTCCGGTTCTGGAGGCTACGGCGGTGGACCAGGTCTGGACATGGGACATCACCTACTTGCCCTCGCCAGTGCGAGGTGCCTACTTCTACCTCTACACCATTCAGGATATGTTCAGCCGCAAAGCCGTCGGCTGGACCGTGGAGCTTTCTGAGAACGGTGAGCTGGCTCACGATCTGTTTGCCAGGAGCATCGTCGACCGAGTGTCGCACCCAACGGCATTGAGGGTCCATTCCGACAACGGTAGCCCGATGCGAGCAACCCGACTTACCGGATTCTTCGAGAAGATCGAAGTCCGCTACACCCATAGTCGCCCCCACGTCAGTGACGACAACGCCTTCATTGAAAGCCTGTTCGCAACCCTCAAGGGGCGGGCGTCGTTCCCCGAGTATTTTCGCACGCTGGACGAGGCCCGAGCGTACGTGGACGCGCTTATGGCCTGGTACAACGGGGAGCACATGCACAGTCGACTCGACTACCTTACGCCCGACCAAATGGACCAGGGGAAAGGCCCGGAAATCCAGGCCAAACGCAACGCAGTCTTGACCCGGGCGCGCGGGATGAAACCCAATCGATTCGGGAGCCGAAGCCTCTGCCTGCGAGTCCCAAATTCCGTCAAGCTCACCTTCCATGAGGCCATTTCCTACACTTAATCCGTCACGCGACATATTGGCTGAGACGCGCCGGTCCGCAAGGCCCGCGCACGGAGCCCGAAGTGGTTTCAGATGTTGCCTGTTTTGCCTGGGCAGGAGGCCCAGATGGATTTCGTGGAAGGTCCGAAGATCTGGAAGGGAGAAGGTCGGACCGAAAAGGACAAGAAGCGCACTTGGATCATGGTGTTGACTTTTTCGCACAGCGGCATGAGCTATCGCGAGGTGATCGCCAACCAATCCGCTCAAACCGTGTTGGTGGCGTTGATGCGCGGTTTCGAGAAGTTCGGCGGGGTCCCCGAATGGCTCAAGATCGACATCGCCCCTGGAATTGAGTCGACTCCTACACTTTAGAAGGAGGAGTCAACATGGGAGTCAGCAAGTTTTCAGCAGAGGTTCGCGAGCGTTCGGTCCAACTAGTGTTGGAGCAGGAGGCGCAGCACAAATCCCAATGGCAGGCGGTGAATTCGGTTGCTCAGAAGATGGGCTGCCATGCGGCTACGGTGTTGAGTTGGGTTCGCCAGTACGAGCGTGATGGAGGTCGCCGTGGAGGCCCGACCAGCTCGGAGAAGGAGCGGATCAAGGCTTTGGAGCGTGAGGTCAAAGAGCTTCGTCGGACCAACGAGATCCTCCGCCTAGCCAGTGCGTTTTTCGCGAAGGCGGAGTTCGACCGCCAGAGCAAGTGAGCGAGTTCATCGAAGCTCATCGGGCGGAATTTGGGGTCGAACCGATCTGCAAAGTCCTGCAGGTTGCCTCCTCCGCTTATCGCCTTCGCAAAAGGCGAATCGCCGAACCGGATCTGAGGTCGTATCGTGCACGATCCGACGAGCAGGCGTTAATCCAGATCCGGCGGGTCTGGGAGGAAAGCGGCCAGCTCTACGGAGTCCGCAAGGTATGGGAGCAGCTAAAGCGGGACCTGGTCGAGATCCCTCGCTGCCAAGTGGAACGGTTGATGCGAAAGCACGGTCTGGCGGGCGTTCGGCGCGACAAGCGGATCAAGACGACCGTGAGTGATCCGAAGGTTGCTTGCCCGACGGACCTGGTGGAGCGAAAGTTCCACGCCGACCACCCCAATCAGCTTTGGGTGTCCGATTTCACCTACGTGTCGACCTGGTCTGGCTTCGTATATGTTGCCTTCGTGGTGGACGTCTATGCCCGCTTCATCGTGGGCTGGAAAGTGTCCTACTCCATGAGTGCGGACTTTGTTCTGGATGCATTGGAACAGGCTCTCCACGCCCGCAGGCCAAAGAAGGATGATGGTCTCATCCACCACAGCGACAAGGGCGTACAATATTTGTCCATACGCTACAGTGGTCGCCTGGTGGACGCTGGGCTGAAGGCGTCGACGGGAAGCGTGGGGGATTCCTACGACAACGCCATGGCCGAGACGATCAACGGACTGTACAAGACCGAAGTGATCCGTCGCCGGTCGTCGTGGCGTAACTTGGAGGAGGTCGAATGGGCGACGCTGGTGTGGGTGGACTGGTTCAACAACCGCCGCCTGCTCAGTTCCATCGGCTACCTGCCCCCGGCGGAAGCCGAAGCCAATTACTATGAAGCCATCGAGTCCACCGTTTCGGTGTGACTCAAACCAGGAGCTCGACTCCAAACCCGGGGCGATTCAGTTTGAATCGCCATCGGGGCTTTTCTATGATGCATTGACTGACCAGCCGCGAAGCAGTGAACAGGCGAGGGCGGGGCAATAATCCTCACGTATCAAAATCGGGGAGCAAATAGCGATGGATTCCTTGTCTGATTCGAATGATCGCAACGGAAATTCTCATTCTAGCTACAGATATGATGACATCAGAGCTTCGATGCATGAGTATGTGGAAAATAAGCTTCAATACTTCAAATACAAAAGAGCATATGGCGGGCATGCGAATGATGGCGATTCTATCGCGATGACGATAGGTGTCACACCAAAATTTCTAGCGAGCATAGGCGCTGAACACTTAGCTTCAGAGCGCACGGATGAGAATCAGTTTTATTCGATGGATCCTTTAGAATTATTAAAAAGCATTCAATTGCAAGATGCTGTTAGTGCTCGTACAGTCG
This DNA window, taken from Fibrobacterota bacterium, encodes the following:
- a CDS encoding DUF4238 domain-containing protein; translation: MSGRKHHYIPRFLQKGFASRISGKQAYAWVFKRIGDPFESNTEGIGAERDFYTRDGNSEADEIITRQEIEFNDTLNRLKGGDLSNVDVQKICELIIHFQTRTKWIREIFEKDSHSLFARVVEHFKTDEYIERFIDVMITNGSGPINRELGKISSVYRSLGLSKNAARKLMIDYQRKSRAELATAMKIWIENMWLRTPRIFAEAVKNAHINAQKAEISDSERLKAYSQLDFRILHSASAKFILSDCIVVSMLKSPPRYTAIWSREESLDAIALPISSTACLIGSFGICDISEAQINIGSARLADQFFISSQ
- a CDS encoding HNH endonuclease, translating into MNTWRMAMKLGNQGASLWPYFHEIGVAAITYYPVIRDDLSRYSKNNRPENWEKLEASQKGSLDHVAYGMKPGDVIYVKEGREIVSKGTVLTDYYHNTSGDILDDNDEMWPHRINVKWNDSFPRLGLLLGAEQTTVLKLSQERINAIESELSKFGWVDDLSHISVNQSELAQVFKEGSRFLTEQYFNKRNLELICRKKDQSEFICEICSFKFADLYGEIGEKYIEAHHTNMIANGERDSTLNDIALLCANCHSMVHRKTPPYTLNELKAIIETQRERRKLAKEQLQY
- a CDS encoding IS3 family transposase; this translates as MRQLIVTGFQDSIDLGCSKTAACAMVGFGIRRLQRWQETPQDRRRGGIQDASQPLTEQEKDLVVESFQAPKYRDLPVRSAWVKMLDDDICLCSPATVFRVLDERDQKGRLTVRRASPQRRPPVLEATAVDQVWTWDITYLPSPVRGAYFYLYTIQDMFSRKAVGWTVELSENGELAHDLFARSIVDRVSHPTALRVHSDNGSPMRATRLTGFFEKIEVRYTHSRPHVSDDNAFIESLFATLKGRASFPEYFRTLDEARAYVDALMAWYNGEHMHSRLDYLTPDQMDQGKGPEIQAKRNAVLTRARGMKPNRFGSRSLCLRVPNSVKLTFHEAISYT
- a CDS encoding IS3 family transposase (programmed frameshift), translating into MGVSKFSAEVRERSVQLVLEQEAQHKSQWQAVNSVAQKMGCHAATVLSWVRQYERDGGRRGGPTSSEKERIKALEREVKELRRTNEILRLASAFFGEGGVRPPEQVSEFIEAHRAEFGVEPICKVLQVASSAYRLRKRRIAEPDLRSYRARSDEQALIQIRRVWEESGQLYGVRKVWEQLKRDLVEIPRCQVERLMRKHGLAGVRRDKRIKTTVSDPKVACPTDLVERKFHADHPNQLWVSDFTYVSTWSGFVYVAFVVDVYARFIVGWKVSYSMSADFVLDALEQALHARRPKKDDGLIHHSDKGVQYLSIRYSGRLVDAGLKASTGSVGDSYDNAMAETINGLYKTEVIRRRSSWRNLEEVEWATLVWVDWFNNRRLLSSIGYLPPAEAEANYYEAIESTVSV